Part of the Anaerobacillus alkaliphilus genome, ATTCACGCTAAACCGATCACGTTTTTTACAGTTTCTTACATATTCATGCTCGGTTCACTCTAAACCGACCACGTTTTTTACAGTTTCTTACATATCCGTGCTCGGTTCACGCTAAACTGAATACGTTTTTTACAGTTTCTTACATATCCGTGCTCGGTTCACGATAAACCGACCACATTTTTTACAGTTTCTTACATATCCGTGCTCAGTTCAGGCTAAATCGACCACGGTTTTTACAGTTTCTTACATATCTGTACTCGGTTCAGGCTAAACCGAATACCATTTTTACAGTTTCTTACATATCTGTGCTCGGTTCATGCATTCCAAACATTTCAACTCCGTTTTTTTCAATTCAGCTCACCCTTCTTCTTTAAACACAACGCTATTTCCTCTATCGTTCTGTACACTTTCCCTACCTAACCTTGTCACACATTTTCTACTTCTAGATACAATATATTAAGAATAAAATTATTTTAAAGTAATTGTTCAAGACACTTTTCGTAAACTTTGTGGCTATTACAACAAAATGCTTCGTTTTTAATTCGTATTTTGTTGATTACTCAGTTTGGAGGTTAGAAAAGATGCCCGTCAAACTTTGTGCAATGCCTATGCTTCTTATCTAAAAAACATCAATTTTTGGTGAAACAGGCGCATTAAAAAGACTCACGAAAAAGGAGTAGAGTATGAATAACGACTTAGTGTTCTATAATACCTCAATCGATCAGATGAGTTTTGATATGGTTTTTGACCACTTACTTCAATTTATTAAAAGAGAACCAACGAGTTTTTATCGGTTGGCCATTGGAACAGATTCGCAAGTACATCCGACTGGTACGAAGTTCATAACTTCTGTCCATCTTCACCGTGTTGGCAAAGGTGCTTGGGGTTGCTTAAAGAAAGAGATTATTCCGAGGCGAGTAACATCATTAAAAGAGAAAATATTTTTAGAAACAATGTACAGTCAGGAAGTAGCATCACTATTTTCCAATGACCATATTTCTAATCTAGCTGAACCACTAATCCCTCATATTGACAACGGAGCTGACCTTACCTTTGAGGTTCATTTGGATATAGGTAAAAAAGGGAAGACAAAGCATTTCATTGAAGAGATGAGCGATCGAATTTTGGCCATTGGTCTACAACCTAAAATTAAGCCCGAGTCATATGCAGCTTCATCCTATGCAAATAAATATACAAAATAACCTCTGTTTCCTTCAATAAACCTCGAAATTCCTTACTTTAGAAATCTACCACATATAAATATTCCTTCACATCTTTACCATTCTGAACCTACTTTTCTCATAGGTATAGTTCATTTAGGTTCTTTTTTTTGTTTTTTTAGATAACCCACTTTTTATCGTTCAAAAATTTTTTTTAGATAAATCTATAAATCTGACAAATCCTGACAGATTTTATGGTAAATTAATAGAATAGAAAATGTTAAGGAGTTAAACGATGAAAAAATATATTTTAACAGCTGCAATATTTTTTATTTTTTTAGTTAGTTTTGTTTATTTCTTTCAGAACTCAACTGAAGAAGTATTTTATGAAAAGGAAAAGCCACTACAGCTTGGAGAACTAATTGAGGGAACTCCAGAAGCAGACAAGCCCGAAGATGTGATGGAGGAAGAACCTGTAAAGGAGGTCTTCACAGCAACAATTGCCGGTGTCGGTGATATTCTGATCCACGAATCGGTTTATAAAGATGCAAAACAACCGGATGGTACATATGATTTCAAACCGATGCTAGAGCTCGTAAAGCCCTATATACAGCAAGCTGATGTAGCCTTTGCCAATCAGGAAACGATATTAGGTGGCTCAGAATTGGGGTTGTCTGGTTACCCGATGTTCAATAGTCCGTATGAAGTAGGAGACGCCTTAATCGATGCAGGGTTTCATGTAGTGAGTATCGCGAACAACCATACGCTAGATAAAGGTGAAAAGGCGATCTTAAACGCAATTGACTACTTTGAAACGAATGGTTTACTTTACACTGGCGCTTATAAATCTGAGGAAGACCGTGCGACGATCCGTGTTCTTGAAAGTAACAACATCAAATTTTCGTTCCTTGCCTATTCTTACGGGACAAACGGTATGCGTTTTCCGGAGGGGAAAGACTATTTAATTAATTTAATTGATGTCGACAAAATTAATGATGAAATCATTCGTGCGAGGGAAGTTTCTGATGTTGTCGTATTAAGTCTTCACTTTGGTGATGAATATGCACCTTACCCGAACGAGCTTCAAAAAATGCTAGCGGAGGAATTCACTCGTACTGGTGCAGATATTATTTTTGGTCATCATCCACATGTCTTGCAACCAATGGAGTGGATTAAACAAGAAGATGGGAGACGATCATTTGTCGCATATTCATTAGGAAACTTCTTATCTGGGCAAAAGGGGATTGAGCGTGAAATTGGTGGAATAGCCCAATTAGAGGTAGTGAAGACAGTACTAGGTGAAGAAATTACGATTGAATTACGAGATCCAAGGTTTTTACCGGTGTTTACCTACAAAAAAAATTGGCGGAGCTATAAGCTTTATCCGCTTCATGAGATCCTTGATCAACGACACATCTTACCAGATGCCGAAAACCACTTAGAGCAAACCAAAAAACATATTTCTCAATGGATGCCAGAATTACGTTTTGATTTTTTCGAATAAAGCTAAGAAGAGCTACCAAATCACGGTAGCTCTTTTTCACGTACATTTAACTTAGCTTTTGCTGAATTTTATCATGAGTCAGCTCAATTTTTGAAGGAAGAATATATAAATACTCAATAATACCATCCAATAACTCAATCATTAACGTTGCCATATCTTCATCAAGATCACGATCAAGTTCTAAAATTTGATGAAAATGACTATCTGGCCGAATGAGTTGACTAAGTGTTACAAGTGGTTTCGTCAAATCCAAATGCTTAGATAAGCTTTCAACCTGAGTAGAGAGGGCTTGACCTTTGGCTTTTTCACCAAGAAAGCTTTTCATCACGCTTTCAAACACACGTTTGGTTAACACTGCGGTTGCAAAAGGATCCTGCAATTGATGAGCATTCAAGGCCGATCGGTACACTCGGACAAGATCACCTGGTATTTTGGCTTCGTTTTCTACTTGCTCAAATGGCATTTTATGATCGTATATATATACCTTTACTTCATCATTGGTAGCCTCGTTTAAATGGGAAAGCATGATAACAAAGGAAGTCAAAGACTTACACTCGGAACAATTCCCTTTAGAAAACATCCCAATTCGATTCGCATGGGAATCTGCTTTTAAATTAAATTGAGCATTTTTGCTACAATGTGGACATTTGCATTTCAGTTCTTTGGGAATTTTCAGATGTCCATACTGACTGTAAGATAATATGGAACCTGGCCATATTCGTCTCATTGATTACCTCCTAAAATAGAAACAAATCAAGAATTACTTCCATGTAACCTTCAAATTTTCCTTTATTGTTATAATATCCTAATTACAGAAATATCAATGCAAAATTCAACGGTAAATTTTCCCTAAAAAAAGAACTCATTTCATCGGTGTGAAATGAGTCCAAATTTTACATACCAGTATAATCTGTAATAGTTTGAGATAGGCGTGTGGCTGTGCTAGCCACTTCCTCACTAGCTAGAGAAATATCTGAAAGCATGGATACTAAACTAGAGATTTCAATTTCAATTAAGGTATTTTGCGAATTGCTTTCTTTTGCTTGGGTTAATATTTGATTTAAAATGCTGTGAACAGATTCTGTTGTTTGCACACTACTGATCACGATTTCGTTAATACTTTGAATTGATGACTCCATTGTTCGAATTTGTTCATTTGTTCGCCCACTAATCTCAGATACCTTTGATGAAGAACTCTTTGTTTGATCAGCTAATTTACGAACTTCCTCAGCAACGACTGAGAAGCCTTTTCCCGCTTCACCAGCTCTAGCCGCCTCAATTGCAGCATTCAGTGCTAATAGGTTGGTTTGCTCCGCTATATCTAAGATAATCCTTACAATTCCTTGTATTTCCCTAGCATTATTATCTAATGTCTCTGCATTTTCAACAATGCCTTCAACTCGATTTTTTATAACAGAGATCTGTTGAGTTAATTGGTTCATTTTTTCAGTTCCAGCTTGTGATTTTTGTTGTACTTCTTCTGAAAGACTTTTTCCTGTTGACGATGCTTCTTTAATTACTTTTGACTGATTAGCCATTTCTGTCGTACTTGCATGAGTTTCCTGAGCTGTTGATGCTAAAAGTTCTGCACTTGTACCTACATTACTAGCTAGCTCCGTTTTTGCATGTCTGTCCGATTCTTCTCGTAACATTTTTCCTTTTAACTCGTATGCAGTTAAAACTAATTGTTGTTCGAAATTCAAAATTTTGTTCACAGCATTAATTGCAAGGACTCTGTCTTCTGTACTCTTATAGTTTTCAAGGATGATTTTTTGTAAAATCTCAAAAATCACATTAAATGCAGCCATATACCATCTAGGTTCAAGTCCAATTCTTACATGAACATGGGCTATTTTTTCTCGTTTACTTACAAACACATTGTCAACGATCCCGTTAAACATTTCTAGTAGGTGAGTACGTAAAGTTTTTTGCAAGCCTTCAACACTACTATTATTTTGAATGATTGCTGTAAGATGGGGTACTTTTGTTACACGTTCATAAAATCCAGCAGTCATTTGGTCCACATTCTCGACTATATGTGGCTGCATTATTTTTAAAATCTTTAAGTCTCGTTCAGTCAAATCAATCATTGCTAATTGAAGTTGAATATCCGGAGATAATGAACGATCAATTCTAACCTCTACATCAAGTTCTTGAGAAAATACACTTTGTACCTTTTTTTTCTGTTTACTAAATATCATATTATCCTCCCCCATGCTGCAAAACTAAAATATAACATAGGGACAATTTTACTATAAATTCGATAAATTACGACATTTTTCTAGTATAATTATCGCAATCCCAACTCATGAAGTATCTCAAGTAGAATTTCAGGTTCATCAGTAATAATGCCATCCGCACCTAATAAAAGGAGTCTTCTCATTTCCTCTCGATCATTGATTGTCCAATAGTGGACTTGCATCCCTCGTTTTTGAGCTCCTTTTATGAGCTTTTCGTCTATCAGATTAAAGAATTTCACTTTCGTCGGAAGTTGAATGGCATCGACCTTTGGATGATAAAATGGTGCCAGGAAAAATTTATGGAGAGCGACGAATTTCGCTACTTCACTTCTACCACCACTAATTGCTACTGTTCCGTTCGCAAGGTTATTGAATGCATCAATAATTTTTTGCTCAAAGGAGGAAAGTAAAATCTTGTTCTCCAACTGAAATTCATGAATAAGATCGAGGAGCTTACGTTCTATATCTGGGTATTGAGCCTTTAGTTCAATGTTCATATAGGAAGTGGGAAATTGCTCAAACACCTCACGAACTGTTGGTATTGAGATCCCTTGGTTCCGATAGGGATACCCCTCCTCGCTAGCATGATAGTAACCGGCATCTAATTGTTTTAGTTCCGCAAGCGTCAAAGAGTCGACACGACCTTGACCGTTTGTGGTGCGATCAACCGTAAAGTCATGAATGACGACGAGATGGCCGTCCTTAGTCATATGAACATCAAATTCAAGAATATCTGAACCAATATCGAACGAATGTCGAAAGGCAGAAAGCGTATTTTCCGGATATACACTACCACCACGATGAGCAATGACTAATGGTGTTTCATAGGACTGAAAAAATTGCTTGGTCTCTATTTGTTCAGGGTTAGATAGAAGGAAAAGAAGAAACCCAAAGATGAGAATTGAGAGAAGAAGATACTTACTAAAACTTCTTCGCCCTTTTACTTTGGTAATGGGTCCGAATGTATAAAATGACATCAAATTCGCTCCTTTATGAAAATTTAGAAAAATTAGCCAGATTTAAGGAAGTTGTGATAAAATTATTTACATTGGGTATGTGTTTTATACTTTCAAGAAAAAAGAGTCTACTAGTTTTATTATTACTAAGGGGGAAAAAATATGAGGGAAGTTGTAATTGTTGGCGCAGCTAGAACGCCGATTGGTAGTTTTGGTGGTGCATTATCTTCAGTATCAGCGGTTGACTTAGGAGTCATCGCAGCAAAAGAAGCATTAAACAGAGCTGGCGTAAGTCCAGACTTAGTTGATGATGTCCTCATTGGAAACATCTTATCAGCTGGATTAGGGCAAAATCCTGCAAGACAAGTAGCAATTAAAGCGGGTATTCCGGAAACAACAACAGCGACAACAATTAACAAACTTTGTGGATCAGGCTTACGAACAGTGAGCATGGGTGCTCAGTTTATTATGTTAGGGGATGCTGACGTTGTTTTAGCCGGTGGAGTGGAAAGTATGAGTAATGCTCCATACATATTAAACAATGCACGTTTTGGCTTACGTATGGGCGATAACCAAGTCGTTGATACGATGATTAAAGATGGCTTAACGGACGCTTTCCAAAACTATCACATGGGTATTACTGCTGAAAATATTGCTGAGAAGTGGGAGCTTTCACGCGAAGCACAAGATGAATTTGCATTAAATAGCCAATTAAAAGCTGAAAAAGCGCAAAACGAAGGAAAGTTTGATGCGGAAATCGTCCCAGTAAGCATTCCTCAACGTAAGGGAGACCCAGTCGTTGTTGCAAAAGACGAGTATCCGAAGAGTGGCATGACGATCGATAAGCTTGCAAAGCTTCGACCTGCGTTTAAAAAAGAAGGTACAGTAACAGCAGGGAATGCATCTGGAATTAACGATGGTGCGGCGATGCTCGTACTTATGGCAAAAGAAAAAGCAGAAGAGCTAGGGTTAACGTGGTTAGCGACCATTAAATCTTATGGAAATGCAGCTCTTGATCCTGCCATTATGGGCTACGGACCAGTTCCTGCGACAAAGCAAGCATTACAAAAAGCTAACTTAACAATGGCAGATATTGACCTAATTGAGGCAAATGAAGCCTTTGCTGCACAAGCATTAGCAGTGACGAAAGACTTAGAACTTGATCCGAACAAAGTAAACGTGAATGGTGGGGCCATTGCGTTAGGTCATCCAATTGGAGCTTCAGGTGCTCGAATTTTAGTAACACTTTTATATGAAATGGAACGTCAAAATGCGAAAACTGGTCTTGCAACTCTTTGTATTGGTGGCGGACAAGGAACAGCATTAATTGTTGAACGATAAAAAGTAAGCGGTTACTTAGGCAGTCTTCCATGACTGCCTTTTTTTATGTCTTTAAATTTGTCAATCTTTCTCGTATGATGTAGAAGGGAGGCGATATTATGTCGAATGCATTTAGGAAAGAACGCAGGAAAAAAGGGAAAGGATCATTATTTCTCATTGTCTTGCTTATTAAAACTATCCTATTAGCAGCTATGGTGGGCGTATACTATTATTACTACAACCAACAACAACAAGTTTCATATTTTCAAATAGAAAACCCGATCATTTTCCAAGGAGAAATTTACGAGCAGAGTGCTGTGTTTCATAATGATCAGCTCTATTTACCACTTTCATTCATCTCCGAGCACCTAGATCAAGGGGTCACAGTCGATGAACAAACACAGTCGGTCATTATCATTTCAAACGAAAACATTCTCCGTTTTCCAATTGAAAAACTAGAAAAATACGTAAACGAAGAATCTTTTGAAATCGCCGTTGAAACGTTTATCTCGGAAAATGACGAGCTATATGTAGAAATACAGCAATTAGAAAATATCTATCCAATCGAATACACCCTTTTTGATGAGAGTATTGTGATCTCAATAGACGGCGAGGAACGAACGTTCGCTAACGTGTTGGAAACAACAAAAGAGCGAGATCTACGGTTAAAAGTTACACCGACCCACTTTTCAGATTACTATGATCTCGTTCTTCCAGGTGAGAAGTTATATATTTTAGAAGAAGATGAAAAATATTTTCACGTACAAAATGAAAAAGGGATCTCGGGGTATGTAAGAAAAGACATGATGGAATCTACAGCTACCGAAATGATCACGGTTGAACGTGAAAAACAGTTTCGTCAATTGGCGTATCCTGAGGGTCCAATTAACTTGACTTGGGAAGCTGTCTACTCGAAAAATCCAGATGTAAACACACTACCTCCATTACCAGGAGTGAATGTCGTTTCACCAACTTGGTTTAAGCTAAAAAATGAAGAGGGCGACATTCACAGTCTTGCATCGACTTCATATGTTCAATGGGCAAAAGAACGCGGCTACCATATCTGGGGACTTTTCTCAAATGATTTTGACCCTGAAAAAACTCATGTAGCACTTCAAACCTATGAAACCAGGCAAAAAATGATCCGTCAGCTTTTACAATATAGTGAAATGTATGACCTAGATGGCATTAACGTCGATTTTGAAAACGTCTATTTAAAAGATCGAGATTTAGTCACTCAATTTGTGAGAGAGCTTACTGCCTTAGCGCATCAAGCAGGATTGATTATCTCAATGGACATTACATTTATTTCTACGAGCGAGATGTGGTCGATTTTTTACGATCGTGCAGCGCTAACTGAAATCGTTGATTATATGATTGTAATGGCATACGACGAGCATTGGGGCTCTTCACCTGTAGCTGGGAGCGTTGCTTCGTTTCCATGGGTAGAACGGAACTTAGAGAGATTACTAGAAATTATTCCGAGCGAGAGATTAGTACTAGGAATACCTACCTATACACGTATTTGGAAAGAGCAAGAAACAGAAGGTGGCAACATCGAAGTATCTTCCAAAGCTCTAAGTATGAGAGCAGTAGAAGAGTGGGTCGCTGAGCATCAGCTAACACCAGTATTTGATGAAGCTAGCGGACAAGATTACGTAGAATTTTATGACGAAGCAGAAAAAGCCACTTATAAAATTTGGATTGAAAATGCGGATTCCATCGCAAGACGCGGGCAGATGGTCCATGATTATAACTTGGCAGGAGTAGCCTCTTGGAACCGGTTCTTTACTAATGCCGAAAGCTGGGAAGCGTTAGCTGATGTATTGAAAAAAGAATAGTATGTATCAACCAAACAGAGCTGAGAGAGGCTCTGTTTGGTTTTTTAATAACTTTTCGGGTAGTCTGCCAACAATTACATCGTCGATTCGCCCTGAACCGATGATGAGTCTACCAGTCTATTGCAATTACTTCGTCGATTCACTCTGAATCGATCACGAGTTTTCCAGTCTTTTACAATCCTATCGTCGATTCACTCTGAACCGATCACAACTTTTCCAGTCCCTTACAATTTTATCGTCGATTCACTCTGAACCGATCACAACTTTTCCAGTCCCTTACAATTTTATCGTCGATTCACTCTGAACCGATCACGACTTTTCCAGTCCCTTACAATTTTATCGTCGATTCACTCTGAACCGATTACAAGTTTTCCAGTCCCTTACAATTCCATCGTCGATTCACTCTAAACCGATCACAACTTTTCCAGTTCCTTACAATTTCATCGCCGATTCACTCTGAACCGATCATAACTTTTCCAGTCCCTTACAATTTCATCGCCGATTCACTCTAAACCGATCATAAGTTTTCCAGTCCCTTACAATTTCATCGCCGATTCGAGCGCAACAGAACACTCTTTTTTCAATTTATAAATCACCATTCTTCAATCTACATTCTACATTTTACATCCCCCTCCAAAAAAAGGTAAAATAAATCTGTAACTAATTCATATATAGAGGTGAAAGAAGTGGCAATCACAAATCCTGATCGTAGCGAAATTAAAGAGATTTTAGCAACAAACAAGAGAATAGCTGTTGTAGGTTTATCGAACAATCCAGAACGTACTTCTTACATGGTCGCTGAAGCGATGCAAAATGCTGGATACGAAATAATACCTGTAAATCCAGTCATTGATGAGGCCCTTGGTGCAAAAGCGGTGCCAACCCTAAAAGACATAGAAGGCCAGGTTGACATCGTAAACGTCTTCAGAAGAAGTGAATTTCTTCCGGAGATTGCCAAAGAAGCTGTCGAAATTGGCGCAAAAGTGTTTTGGGCACAGCTCGGTGTTGAAAATGAAGAAGCGTATGATTATTTAAAAGAACACGGGATGACCGTAATTATGGATCGTTGCATTAAAGTTGAGCATGCGCTTACAAAATAATATCTGTAAATCAGGTAATTACTAGGAAAAGCTTTTGAGTAAAAAGATAAAAAATAGGAAAATCCCCTTAACTTTTTTTGTGATTAAGAGGGATTTTTCTATTTATATGGAAAAACAAGCTTGAAAAATAAGGATTTAAGCAGTATTGTAAATAAGGACAGTGTCTCTTACGTATCTCTATAAGTTTTTATTGATAGAAACGATTGTTCGTACTATAGTTAAAATACTAGAAACTGTTATTATATGAAACCGTAACAAAAGAATATTATGACAACTACGAAAAAATTCTGAAAGACGAAGACTACATCACTGAGTTTTTGTACCTGTGTACTGTTACAAAGCCTCATTGATGTAATCTGTATGAGGCTAATAAGGTATCCTACATTATAATAAAACCTTATTCCCGTTTGCCTCTCGAATAGGCACTTAGTGAAGATATAACGTCTTACATGGTTAACGTAGTTACGAAGGGAGTCCAACTATTTGGCGACGAAAGAAAAATTCGAATATAACGATGATGCCATACAGGTATTAGAAGGACTTGAGGCAGTTAGAAAACGCCCAGGGATGTATATTGGTAGTACCGACTCACGAGGTTTACATCACCTCGTTTATGAAATTGTCGATAATGCTGTCGATGAAGCATTAGCTGGCTACGGAAATGAAGTAAAAGTAACAATTCATAAAGATAATAGTATTAGCGTTGAAGACGAAGGACGTGGGATGCCAACAGGAATGCACAAGATGGGCAAACCAACACCTGAGGTAATCTTAACAGTCTTACATGCTGGGGGAAAATTTGGACAAGGTGGTTACTCGACGAGTGGTGGACTACATGGAGTAGGTGCTTCAGTAGTAAATGCACTCTCAGAATGGTTAGAAGTAACGATTAAACGTGACGGCTTTGTTTTTAAACAACGTTTTGAAAACGGTGGGAAGCCAGTTACAACACTTGAAAAAATAGGAACGACTCGAAAAACAGGAACGACAATCCACTTTAAACCTGACAAAACGATTTTTTCAGTCACAACTTATAATTTTGAAACACTAACGGAACGTTTACGCGAAGCTGCGTTTTTATTAAAAGGTTTGAAAATCACATTAAAGGACACTCGTTCTGGTAAAGACGATCAACAAGAAGTATTTTACTATGAAAACGGGATCGAAGCCTTTGTCGAGTACCTAAACGAAGATAAAGAGACCCTACATCCTGTCGCATTTTTCCAAGGAAAGAACCAAGGAATAGAAGTAGAGTTTTCATTTCAGTTTAACGATGCTTATACCGAGAATGTACTCTCGTTTGTAAATAACGTTCGTACCAAAGACGGTGGAACGCACGAACTTGGTGCCAAAACAGCGATGACAAGAATTATTAACGAATATGCGAGAAAAATGGCGCTCCTCAAAGAAAAAGATAAAAACCTTGATGGCTCAGACATTCGTGAAGGATTTACGGCGATTGTCTCTGTTCGTGTCCCTGAAGAAAAGCTTCAGTTTGAGGGACAAACAAAAGGCAAGCTAGGAACAACAGAAGCAAGATCTGCTGTAGATGCAGTAGTGAGTGAGCAACTATCATTTTTCCTAGAAGAAAACCCTGATATTAGCTCGTTATTGATAAAAAAAGCGATTAAAGCTGCTCAAGCTCGTGAAGCCGCAAGAAAAGCTCGTGAAGATGCTAGAAGTGGAAAAAAGGCGAAGCGAAAAGATGCATTATTAAGCGGAAAGCTTACACCAGCACAATCAAAAAATCCTCAAGCGAACGAACTTTACCTAGTAGAGGGTGACTCTGCAGGTGGTTCTGCCAAACAAGGACGCGATCGAAAATTCCAGGCTGTTCTACCGCTTCGAGGAAAAGTTATTAACACAGAAAAAGCCAAGCTTGCGGATATTATGAAGAACGAAGAAATTCGTACCATTATTTATGCCATTGGTGGCGATGTTGGGGCTGATTTTACGGTTGAAGACATCAACTATGACAAAATCATCATCATGACAGATGCCGATACCGATGGAGCTCATATTCAAGTGTTACTATTAACCTTCTTTTATCGCTATATGCGACCGCTCATCGAAGCTGGAAAAGTGTATATTGCACTTCCACCACTCTATAAAGTGAGTAAAGGTAGCGGTAAGAAAGAAGTCATTGAGTATGCATGGGATGAAAGTGGTCTGAAAGAGGCTATCAAAAAAGTCGGTAAAGGCTATATAATCCAACGCTATAAAGGTCTAGGAGAGATGGATGCGACACAGCTTTGGGAGACAACAATGGATCCTGAAACAAGAACACTGATCCGTGTAAAAATAGAGGATGTTGCTCGTGCTGAGCGTCGTGTCTCAACACTGATGGGGGATAAAGTTGAGCCACGTCGTAAGTGGATTGAAGCCAACGTTGCCTTCGGTTTAGACGAGGAAACGAACATCTTAGAAAATGAAAATTTGACCTTACATGAGGAGGAATAAGTTTGTTATCTGCCGATAAATATTTAGACCTCCCCTTAGAAGAAGTAATCGGGGATCGGTTTGGCCGTTATAGTAAATACATTATTCAAGAACGCGCATTACCTGATGCACGGGATGGGTTAAAACCAGTACAGCGCAGAATTTTATACGCGATGCATAAAGAAGGAAATACATCTGATAAGCCGTTTCGTAAATCAGCGAAAACCGTCGGTAACGTTATCGGTAACTATCACCCTCATGGTGATTCTTCCGTTTACGAAGCGATGATCCGGATGAGTCAAGACTGGAAGGTTCGTTATGGTCTAATCCAAATGCACGGTAACAACGGTTCAATTGACGGTGATCCACCAGCAGCAATGCGTTATACAGAAGCGCGTCTGTCATCCATCGCATCAGAAATGCTTCGAGATATTGAAAAAGAAACCGTTGATTTTATTCCTAACTTTGACGACTCAGAAATGGAGCCTGTCGTTTTACCAGCGATGTTTCCTAATCTACTTGTTAACGGGTCTACTGGGATTTCTGCTGGGTACGCTACAGACATTCCACCACACCAACTAGGTGAAGTCATTGATGCAGCGATCCTCCAAATGGAGAACCCTAACTGTACGTTATCTGAACTAATGGAGCATATTAAAGGTCCAGACTTCCCAACCGGGGGTATAATCCAAGGGGTCGATGGCATTCGTAATGCCTATGAAACTGGTAAAGGGAAAGTTGTTGTTCGCTGTAAAGCTGAGATTGAATCAGTCCGTGGTGGAAAACAACAAATTGTCATTACCGAAATTCCTTATGAAATTGTGAAAGCAAATCTCGTCAAAAAAATGGACGAAATTCGCTTTGATAAAAAAGTCGAGGGA contains:
- a CDS encoding ribonuclease H-like YkuK family protein; translation: MNNDLVFYNTSIDQMSFDMVFDHLLQFIKREPTSFYRLAIGTDSQVHPTGTKFITSVHLHRVGKGAWGCLKKEIIPRRVTSLKEKIFLETMYSQEVASLFSNDHISNLAEPLIPHIDNGADLTFEVHLDIGKKGKTKHFIEEMSDRILAIGLQPKIKPESYAASSYANKYTK
- a CDS encoding CapA family protein, with the protein product MKKYILTAAIFFIFLVSFVYFFQNSTEEVFYEKEKPLQLGELIEGTPEADKPEDVMEEEPVKEVFTATIAGVGDILIHESVYKDAKQPDGTYDFKPMLELVKPYIQQADVAFANQETILGGSELGLSGYPMFNSPYEVGDALIDAGFHVVSIANNHTLDKGEKAILNAIDYFETNGLLYTGAYKSEEDRATIRVLESNNIKFSFLAYSYGTNGMRFPEGKDYLINLIDVDKINDEIIRAREVSDVVVLSLHFGDEYAPYPNELQKMLAEEFTRTGADIIFGHHPHVLQPMEWIKQEDGRRSFVAYSLGNFLSGQKGIEREIGGIAQLEVVKTVLGEEITIELRDPRFLPVFTYKKNWRSYKLYPLHEILDQRHILPDAENHLEQTKKHISQWMPELRFDFFE
- a CDS encoding globin-coupled sensor protein; protein product: MIFSKQKKKVQSVFSQELDVEVRIDRSLSPDIQLQLAMIDLTERDLKILKIMQPHIVENVDQMTAGFYERVTKVPHLTAIIQNNSSVEGLQKTLRTHLLEMFNGIVDNVFVSKREKIAHVHVRIGLEPRWYMAAFNVIFEILQKIILENYKSTEDRVLAINAVNKILNFEQQLVLTAYELKGKMLREESDRHAKTELASNVGTSAELLASTAQETHASTTEMANQSKVIKEASSTGKSLSEEVQQKSQAGTEKMNQLTQQISVIKNRVEGIVENAETLDNNAREIQGIVRIILDIAEQTNLLALNAAIEAARAGEAGKGFSVVAEEVRKLADQTKSSSSKVSEISGRTNEQIRTMESSIQSINEIVISSVQTTESVHSILNQILTQAKESNSQNTLIEIEISSLVSMLSDISLASEEVASTATRLSQTITDYTGM
- a CDS encoding glycerophosphodiester phosphodiesterase → MSFYTFGPITKVKGRRSFSKYLLLSILIFGFLLFLLSNPEQIETKQFFQSYETPLVIAHRGGSVYPENTLSAFRHSFDIGSDILEFDVHMTKDGHLVVIHDFTVDRTTNGQGRVDSLTLAELKQLDAGYYHASEEGYPYRNQGISIPTVREVFEQFPTSYMNIELKAQYPDIERKLLDLIHEFQLENKILLSSFEQKIIDAFNNLANGTVAISGGRSEVAKFVALHKFFLAPFYHPKVDAIQLPTKVKFFNLIDEKLIKGAQKRGMQVHYWTINDREEMRRLLLLGADGIITDEPEILLEILHELGLR
- a CDS encoding acetyl-CoA C-acetyltransferase → MREVVIVGAARTPIGSFGGALSSVSAVDLGVIAAKEALNRAGVSPDLVDDVLIGNILSAGLGQNPARQVAIKAGIPETTTATTINKLCGSGLRTVSMGAQFIMLGDADVVLAGGVESMSNAPYILNNARFGLRMGDNQVVDTMIKDGLTDAFQNYHMGITAENIAEKWELSREAQDEFALNSQLKAEKAQNEGKFDAEIVPVSIPQRKGDPVVVAKDEYPKSGMTIDKLAKLRPAFKKEGTVTAGNASGINDGAAMLVLMAKEKAEELGLTWLATIKSYGNAALDPAIMGYGPVPATKQALQKANLTMADIDLIEANEAFAAQALAVTKDLELDPNKVNVNGGAIALGHPIGASGARILVTLLYEMERQNAKTGLATLCIGGGQGTALIVER
- a CDS encoding glycosyl hydrolase family 18 protein, whose translation is MSNAFRKERRKKGKGSLFLIVLLIKTILLAAMVGVYYYYYNQQQQVSYFQIENPIIFQGEIYEQSAVFHNDQLYLPLSFISEHLDQGVTVDEQTQSVIIISNENILRFPIEKLEKYVNEESFEIAVETFISENDELYVEIQQLENIYPIEYTLFDESIVISIDGEERTFANVLETTKERDLRLKVTPTHFSDYYDLVLPGEKLYILEEDEKYFHVQNEKGISGYVRKDMMESTATEMITVEREKQFRQLAYPEGPINLTWEAVYSKNPDVNTLPPLPGVNVVSPTWFKLKNEEGDIHSLASTSYVQWAKERGYHIWGLFSNDFDPEKTHVALQTYETRQKMIRQLLQYSEMYDLDGINVDFENVYLKDRDLVTQFVRELTALAHQAGLIISMDITFISTSEMWSIFYDRAALTEIVDYMIVMAYDEHWGSSPVAGSVASFPWVERNLERLLEIIPSERLVLGIPTYTRIWKEQETEGGNIEVSSKALSMRAVEEWVAEHQLTPVFDEASGQDYVEFYDEAEKATYKIWIENADSIARRGQMVHDYNLAGVASWNRFFTNAESWEALADVLKKE